The Anaeromicrobium sediminis genome includes a region encoding these proteins:
- the hisF gene encoding imidazole glycerol phosphate synthase subunit HisF — protein sequence MLTKRIIPCLDVKMGRVVKGVNFVGLQDVGDPVEIAKVYNMHKADEIVFLDITASQEGRNIMLDVVKNTAKEVFIPLTVGGGINTVEDIKNTLRAGADKVSINSSAVKNPKLITEGAKIFGSQCIVVAIDGKKREDNMGWNVYVKGGSVDTGMDLVQWAKEVESLGAGEILLTSMDGDGTKSGFDIELTKAVCEAVNIPVIASGGCGKIEDFYEVFDSCNVDAALAASIFHYRESTVKKVKEYLGEKNIPVRL from the coding sequence GTGCTTACTAAGAGAATAATCCCCTGCTTGGATGTGAAGATGGGAAGAGTGGTTAAGGGGGTAAACTTTGTAGGGTTACAGGATGTGGGAGATCCTGTTGAGATTGCTAAGGTGTATAATATGCATAAGGCAGATGAAATTGTGTTTTTAGATATAACTGCATCTCAAGAAGGTAGAAATATTATGTTAGATGTGGTGAAAAATACAGCTAAGGAGGTATTTATTCCATTAACTGTAGGTGGTGGAATAAATACTGTGGAGGATATAAAAAATACCTTAAGGGCTGGTGCTGATAAGGTGTCTATAAATTCTAGTGCTGTTAAAAATCCTAAGTTGATAACAGAGGGTGCTAAAATATTTGGAAGTCAATGTATAGTAGTGGCTATAGATGGAAAAAAGAGAGAAGATAATATGGGTTGGAACGTATATGTAAAAGGTGGAAGTGTAGATACTGGCATGGATTTAGTTCAGTGGGCTAAGGAAGTAGAATCCCTTGGGGCTGGAGAAATACTTTTAACTAGTATGGATGGAGATGGAACAAAAAGTGGCTTTGACATAGAACTGACTAAGGCTGTCTGTGAAGCAGTTAATATACCTGTGATAGCTTCTGGGGGATGTGGTAAAATAGAAGATTTTTATGAAGTGTTTGACTCATGTAATGTGGATGCAGCTTTAGCAGCTTCTATTTTTCATTATAGGGAATCTACTGTAAAAAAAGTTAAAGAATATTTAGGTGAAAAAAATATTCCTGTAAGGTTGTGA
- the hisA gene encoding 1-(5-phosphoribosyl)-5-[(5-phosphoribosylamino)methylideneamino]imidazole-4-carboxamide isomerase, with protein MIIFPAIDIKEGKCVRLYQGDFNRVEVMGNDPLKVAKEFEILGAEFLHMVDLDGALKGESVNLEVIATIVESINIPVQIGGGIRTMDKVEKLINMGVARVILGTSAIKDKDFLIEVVEKYGDRVAVGIDAKNGYVAVDGWTDVSSIDYIDFSKEMEKIGVKTIIFTDISKDGTLQGPNVEQLVKLKENINMDIVASGGISSLDDLKTLREKDFCGAIVGKAIYKGNVKLDEAILISK; from the coding sequence ATGATCATATTTCCAGCTATAGATATAAAGGAAGGAAAGTGTGTAAGATTGTATCAAGGGGACTTTAATAGGGTGGAAGTTATGGGAAATGACCCATTAAAAGTTGCTAAAGAGTTTGAAATTTTAGGGGCAGAATTTTTACATATGGTAGATTTAGATGGAGCTCTAAAGGGTGAATCAGTAAATTTAGAGGTGATTGCAACCATAGTTGAAAGTATAAATATTCCCGTCCAAATAGGTGGGGGAATTAGGACTATGGATAAGGTGGAAAAATTAATAAATATGGGAGTTGCTCGTGTCATATTAGGAACTAGTGCCATTAAAGACAAGGACTTTTTAATAGAAGTGGTAGAGAAATATGGAGATAGGGTAGCCGTTGGGATAGATGCTAAAAATGGCTATGTGGCAGTGGATGGATGGACTGATGTGAGTTCTATAGATTATATAGACTTTTCTAAGGAGATGGAGAAGATAGGAGTTAAGACTATCATATTCACAGACATTAGTAAGGATGGCACATTACAGGGGCCTAATGTGGAACAACTAGTTAAATTAAAGGAAAATATCAATATGGATATAGTAGCATCAGGAGGAATAAGTTCTTTGGATGATTTAAAGACTTTGAGAGAAAAGGATTTTTGTGGTGCTATAGTAGGTAAGGCTATATATAAGGGGAATGTAAAGTTGGATGAGGCTATTTTGATTAGTAAATAA
- a CDS encoding glutamine--tRNA ligase/YqeY domain fusion protein, translating into MENNHVPSNFIRNIIIDDLKSGKHKEIVTRFPPEPNGYLHIGHAKAICLNFELADEFEGKTYLRFDDTNPVKEDVEYVESIKKDVQWLGFDWDGLYYASNYFQEMYNRAVILIKKDKAFVCDLTAEEIREYRGSLTEPGKESPYRNRSVEENLDLFERMKKGEFKDGEKVLRAKIDMTSPNLNMRDPVIYRTVHATHHNTGDEWCIYPMYDYAHPLEDAIEGVTHSLCSLEFEDHRPLYDWAVRECEMECVPNQYEFARLNMTNTVMSKRKLKLLVDEDVVDGWDDPRMPTISGLRRRGYTPESIRTFAKEIGIAKNNSTVDSQMLEHFIREDLKLKAPRTMGVLRPLKVVITNYPEDQVEMLEAEVNPENPEMGTRMIPFSREIYIEQEDFMEEPPKKYHRLYPGNEVRLKHAYFIKCNDVVKDENGNVVEIHCTYDPETKSGTGFTGRKVKGTLHWVDAKGAVPAEFRLYEPLLLDEAQEPGKDFLDCINPNSMETLEGFIEPNMAESKPQDKFQFFRHGYFNVDSKYSTDEKLVFNRIVALKSSFKLNK; encoded by the coding sequence ATGGAGAATAATCATGTTCCTTCAAATTTTATAAGGAATATAATTATTGATGATTTAAAGTCAGGAAAACATAAAGAAATAGTGACACGTTTCCCACCAGAGCCAAATGGCTATTTACATATTGGGCACGCAAAAGCTATATGCTTAAACTTTGAACTGGCAGATGAGTTTGAAGGTAAGACATATTTACGTTTTGATGATACTAACCCAGTAAAAGAAGATGTAGAATATGTTGAGTCTATTAAAAAAGATGTACAGTGGTTAGGGTTTGACTGGGATGGATTATATTATGCATCAAACTACTTCCAAGAAATGTACAATAGAGCTGTAATATTAATTAAAAAGGATAAGGCTTTCGTATGTGATTTAACTGCTGAGGAAATTAGAGAGTATCGTGGATCTTTAACTGAACCAGGTAAGGAAAGTCCTTATAGAAATAGATCTGTAGAAGAAAACTTAGATTTGTTTGAGCGTATGAAGAAGGGTGAATTTAAAGATGGAGAAAAGGTATTAAGAGCTAAAATTGATATGACTTCTCCTAACTTAAATATGAGAGATCCTGTAATTTATCGTACAGTTCATGCAACTCACCATAATACGGGAGATGAGTGGTGCATTTATCCTATGTATGATTATGCTCATCCTCTGGAAGATGCCATAGAAGGTGTAACTCATTCATTATGTTCATTAGAGTTTGAAGATCATAGACCACTTTATGATTGGGCTGTAAGAGAATGTGAAATGGAATGTGTACCAAATCAATATGAATTTGCAAGACTTAATATGACAAATACAGTTATGAGTAAGAGAAAATTAAAATTATTAGTAGATGAAGATGTGGTAGATGGTTGGGATGACCCAAGAATGCCTACTATATCGGGTCTTAGAAGAAGGGGATATACTCCTGAATCTATAAGAACATTTGCTAAGGAAATTGGAATTGCTAAAAATAATTCTACTGTAGATTCTCAAATGCTTGAGCATTTCATAAGGGAAGACTTAAAGTTAAAGGCTCCTAGAACTATGGGGGTATTAAGACCTCTTAAGGTGGTTATAACAAACTATCCAGAGGATCAAGTAGAAATGCTTGAAGCAGAAGTTAATCCTGAAAACCCAGAGATGGGAACTAGAATGATTCCATTCTCAAGAGAAATTTATATAGAACAAGAAGACTTCATGGAAGAGCCTCCAAAGAAGTATCATAGATTATATCCTGGAAATGAAGTAAGATTAAAGCATGCATACTTCATTAAATGCAATGATGTAGTTAAAGATGAAAATGGAAATGTAGTAGAAATTCATTGTACTTATGACCCTGAAACTAAGAGTGGTACTGGATTTACAGGAAGAAAAGTAAAGGGAACTCTTCACTGGGTAGATGCTAAGGGTGCAGTGCCAGCTGAATTTAGATTATATGAGCCTTTATTATTAGATGAAGCACAAGAACCAGGAAAAGATTTCTTAGATTGTATAAACCCAAATTCTATGGAAACATTAGAAGGATTCATTGAGCCAAATATGGCTGAATCGAAACCACAAGATAAGTTCCAATTCTTTAGACATGGATACTTTAATGTGGATTCTAAATATAGTACTGATGAAAAATTAGTATTTAATAGAATCGTAGCTTTAAAAAGTTCTTTCAAATTAAATAAGTAG
- the hisE gene encoding phosphoribosyl-ATP diphosphatase, whose protein sequence is MENNILKGLYETIENRRDNPKEGSYTSYLFEKGIDKILKKVGEECTETIIEASKGHKENLKEEIGDLVYHLMVLMVQMDVSLDDVGHILASRHKVQNNKKPERKEIEKW, encoded by the coding sequence ATGGAGAATAATATACTTAAAGGTCTATATGAGACCATAGAAAATAGAAGGGATAATCCTAAAGAGGGTTCATATACTTCCTATTTGTTTGAAAAGGGAATAGACAAAATACTAAAAAAAGTTGGAGAAGAATGTACAGAAACCATAATAGAGGCTAGTAAAGGGCATAAGGAAAACTTGAAAGAAGAAATAGGAGATTTAGTATATCATCTCATGGTACTTATGGTTCAAATGGATGTAAGTTTAGATGATGTAGGTCATATACTAGCCAGTAGGCATAAGGTACAAAACAATAAGAAACCAGAGAGAAAAGAAATAGAAAAATGGTAA
- the hisI gene encoding phosphoribosyl-AMP cyclohydrolase → MSEYNIDFSKGLVPTIIQDYESGKVLMLAYMNEESFRRTMDTKKTWFYSRSRQKLWNKGESSGHFQHVKEVYIDCDRDTILIGVKQDGVACHTGAESCFYTKILG, encoded by the coding sequence ATGAGCGAATATAATATAGATTTTTCAAAGGGGTTAGTTCCTACTATTATACAAGATTATGAAAGTGGTAAGGTTTTAATGTTAGCTTACATGAATGAAGAATCTTTTAGGAGGACCATGGATACTAAGAAAACTTGGTTTTATAGTAGGTCTAGACAAAAGCTATGGAACAAGGGAGAATCATCTGGACATTTTCAACATGTGAAAGAAGTTTATATTGATTGTGATAGGGATACTATTTTAATAGGGGTAAAGCAAGATGGAGTAGCTTGCCATACAGGGGCAGAATCTTGTTTTTATACTAAAATATTAGGGTGA
- the hisD gene encoding histidinol dehydrogenase — protein MKILKTEIEIEKYMNSLKKRDNEVQEHVLQDVDKILMDVKNKGDAALLEYTYKFDRVLLNDLKVPREEMERAYEKADKSYIDALKISIENIKDFHQKQLRNSWIDNGKTGIILGQQIRPLKRVGVYVPGGKAAYPSSVLMNVIPAKVAGVEEVIMVTPPDRDGEVNEAVLVAAYMAGVDHIYKIGGVQAVGALAYGTESIEKVDKIVGPGNIYVALAKKQVFGDVDIDMIAGPSEILVIGDESANEKFVSADLISQAEHDELASSILVTTSDELAKKVQVELKRQIEERNRKEIIEKSLNDYGVIIVVENMEKAIEVANKIGPEHLELMVKDPFVYLGQIKNAGSVFLGAYSPEPLGDYMAGPNHVLPTNGTARFFSPLGVDDFIKKSSYIYYSKEALESIGENIINFANVEGLDGHGNSIKVRLEE, from the coding sequence GTGAAGATATTAAAAACAGAAATTGAAATAGAAAAATATATGAACAGTTTGAAGAAGAGAGATAATGAAGTACAAGAACATGTACTTCAGGATGTAGATAAAATATTAATGGATGTGAAAAATAAGGGAGATGCGGCCCTTTTAGAATACACTTATAAGTTTGATAGGGTATTGTTAAATGATTTGAAAGTACCTAGAGAGGAAATGGAAAGGGCCTATGAAAAAGCAGATAAATCCTATATAGATGCATTAAAAATTAGCATAGAAAACATTAAGGACTTTCATCAAAAGCAACTTAGAAATTCATGGATTGATAATGGAAAAACGGGAATCATATTAGGTCAGCAAATTAGACCCTTAAAAAGAGTTGGAGTATATGTACCTGGTGGAAAGGCAGCCTATCCATCCTCCGTACTAATGAATGTAATACCCGCAAAGGTAGCAGGTGTAGAAGAGGTCATTATGGTAACACCACCAGATAGGGACGGTGAAGTTAACGAAGCTGTACTCGTAGCCGCCTATATGGCAGGGGTAGATCACATATACAAAATAGGTGGAGTTCAGGCAGTAGGAGCCTTAGCCTATGGGACAGAATCTATTGAGAAGGTAGATAAGATAGTAGGTCCTGGAAATATTTATGTGGCGTTAGCTAAAAAGCAAGTATTCGGAGATGTGGACATAGATATGATAGCAGGTCCTAGTGAAATATTAGTTATAGGAGATGAAAGTGCAAATGAAAAGTTTGTAAGTGCCGATTTAATATCTCAAGCAGAGCATGATGAATTGGCATCATCCATATTAGTAACTACTAGTGATGAGTTAGCTAAAAAGGTCCAAGTAGAATTAAAGAGACAGATTGAAGAAAGAAATAGAAAAGAGATTATAGAAAAATCTCTAAATGATTATGGCGTAATAATTGTAGTGGAAAATATGGAAAAAGCCATAGAGGTAGCTAATAAAATAGGTCCAGAACATTTAGAGTTAATGGTAAAAGATCCCTTTGTATATTTGGGACAAATTAAAAATGCAGGTTCAGTATTTTTAGGGGCCTATTCACCAGAGCCCTTAGGTGATTATATGGCAGGTCCAAATCACGTACTACCTACAAATGGAACGGCAAGATTTTTCTCTCCACTAGGTGTAGACGATTTTATAAAGAAATCTAGTTATATATATTATTCAAAGGAAGCTCTTGAGAGTATTGGGGAAAACATCATTAATTTTGCCAATGTAGAGGGATTAGATGGACACGGAAATTCTATTAAAGTGAGGTTGGAAGAATGA
- the hisB gene encoding imidazoleglycerol-phosphate dehydratase HisB produces the protein MSRIGRLERKTEETQISVEINLDGSGKYSVDTGVGFLDHMLELFAKHGRFNLNVKAAGDLNVDCHHTVEDVGIVLGCAINEGLKENMKLRRYATTYTPMDETLSFVSLDVSGRPYLVFNGEFTVERLGDLDTEMIEEFFRSLVYNSKITAHLNILYGKNNHHKVESLFKGFGRALKEAVTIEDTLLSTKGSIEI, from the coding sequence ATGAGTAGGATTGGCAGGTTAGAGAGAAAGACGGAAGAAACTCAGATAAGTGTGGAGATAAATTTAGATGGGAGTGGGAAGTATTCGGTTGATACGGGGGTAGGATTTTTAGATCATATGCTGGAGTTGTTTGCTAAGCATGGGAGATTTAATTTAAATGTGAAGGCCGCAGGGGATTTAAATGTGGATTGTCATCATACAGTGGAAGATGTGGGAATTGTGCTAGGTTGTGCTATTAATGAAGGGTTGAAGGAAAATATGAAGTTAAGACGATATGCCACTACCTATACGCCTATGGATGAGACTTTATCCTTTGTTTCCTTAGATGTGAGTGGAAGACCCTATTTAGTATTTAATGGTGAATTTACTGTGGAAAGGCTTGGAGATTTGGATACGGAAATGATAGAAGAGTTTTTTAGAAGTTTAGTATATAACAGTAAAATAACGGCCCACTTAAATATATTATATGGGAAAAATAATCACCACAAGGTAGAAAGTTTGTTCAAAGGATTTGGAAGAGCCTTGAAAGAGGCAGTAACTATAGAAGATACTCTTCTTTCTACTAAGGGCTCAATTGAAATTTAA
- a CDS encoding PucR family transcriptional regulator codes for MLKETGISIKEALEMDCLKTCKLIAGFEGYNNVIYRVNIMADSEILNWVSEDELLLTTAYFFKAVEIEKQLEFIRSLKKKKLAGIAIKIYPYLDRLPKEVLELANELKFPIIELNYAIPFTDIMGPIFKKIFNKQALLLQKVEDLHDNLMNIILTGGEVKDIVTTLSKTLCNPILVLNNYFDEFIYDDKFYPFDYNELTIKIEKLINKNVYNQSLSKTYSCNIEIHDKTYEIVMVPIVLKNSVYGHIIAVEAEKSVTSFDVVSIETASTIIALEFLKRMSIQDVENRYTAEFFEDIISLDKRRKEKAIKRAKYYKFDPQAYFNIINIYFNQKTPCITNEYDFNQYKNKGIYLINKICKDEGMKHLITSKGQSIIIMFMWNKNKNLKEKINNIVQNIDKSIKEKMSFIEYSIGIGRVYRGLENVHKSLKDADKAIEARKTFINETVIDFDNLGIYKIFCHDNLRDELQKFFQATLLPLCQYDEKRDTELVKTLEVYFEMNGNLKKMSEHLYTHYNTILYRINRISEITKMNLDDEGDRFNLETALKIKKIMGI; via the coding sequence TTGTTAAAAGAAACAGGGATTTCTATTAAGGAAGCGCTAGAAATGGATTGTTTAAAAACTTGTAAGCTAATTGCTGGATTTGAAGGCTATAATAATGTTATTTATAGAGTCAATATTATGGCGGATTCTGAGATTCTAAATTGGGTTAGCGAGGATGAATTGTTATTAACTACAGCCTATTTTTTTAAAGCTGTAGAAATTGAAAAACAACTTGAGTTCATAAGGTCCCTTAAAAAGAAAAAGTTAGCTGGGATAGCAATAAAAATATATCCCTACTTAGATAGACTGCCAAAAGAGGTGCTAGAATTAGCAAATGAATTGAAGTTTCCAATTATTGAGTTAAATTATGCAATACCCTTTACTGATATAATGGGCCCCATATTTAAGAAGATATTTAATAAGCAGGCCCTGTTACTTCAAAAAGTTGAGGATTTACATGATAATTTAATGAATATTATTTTGACAGGTGGAGAAGTGAAAGATATTGTCACTACTTTGTCTAAAACATTATGCAATCCCATATTAGTTTTAAATAACTATTTTGATGAGTTTATATATGATGATAAATTCTATCCCTTCGATTACAACGAACTTACGATTAAAATTGAAAAACTCATAAACAAGAATGTATATAACCAAAGTCTATCAAAAACATACTCCTGTAATATAGAGATTCATGATAAAACCTATGAAATTGTAATGGTTCCAATAGTGTTGAAAAATAGTGTCTATGGACACATTATAGCTGTAGAGGCAGAAAAAAGTGTAACAAGTTTTGACGTTGTATCAATAGAGACGGCATCTACAATTATAGCTTTAGAATTTTTAAAGAGAATGTCAATTCAAGATGTAGAGAACAGATATACAGCAGAGTTTTTTGAAGACATTATTTCATTAGATAAAAGAAGAAAAGAAAAAGCTATAAAAAGAGCAAAATATTACAAGTTTGATCCACAGGCATATTTTAATATTATAAATATTTATTTCAATCAAAAGACACCCTGTATAACCAATGAATATGACTTTAATCAATACAAAAATAAAGGCATTTATCTTATAAATAAGATTTGCAAAGATGAGGGCATGAAACATTTAATTACAAGCAAAGGACAAAGTATAATTATCATGTTCATGTGGAACAAAAATAAAAATTTAAAGGAAAAGATAAACAATATAGTACAGAATATTGATAAGTCAATTAAGGAAAAAATGAGCTTTATTGAATATAGTATTGGAATAGGAAGAGTTTATAGGGGTTTAGAGAATGTTCACAAGAGCCTTAAGGATGCTGACAAGGCAATTGAAGCAAGAAAAACATTTATAAATGAAACTGTTATTGACTTCGATAATCTTGGCATATATAAAATATTTTGTCATGATAATTTAAGGGATGAGTTACAAAAATTTTTTCAAGCCACATTACTTCCATTATGCCAATATGATGAAAAGAGGGACACGGAGCTAGTGAAAACCCTTGAAGTATATTTTGAAATGAATGGAAATCTAAAAAAGATGTCAGAACATCTTTACACCCACTATAATACAATTTTATATAGAATTAATAGGATAAGCGAAATTACTAAGATGAATTTAGATGATGAGGGAGATAGATTTAATTTAGAAACTGCCCTAAAGATAAAAAAAATTATGGGAATATAA
- the hisC gene encoding histidinol-phosphate transaminase, with amino-acid sequence MSKFGREDLKNLKPYEVGKEKYEIKLDSNENFLEYEEKIKDEMAQVIKNVSLNRYPDGSCEDLCRLYGEYIGVDEANIVAGNGSDELIQVIINAFLNRGDTLGTVFPDFSMYKVYSQLLSVNFKEIYDYTVDEIYVDSIIEKINDSKCDMFILSNPNNPTGKIIAQNDIIRLLNSVDCLVVIDEAYMEFAGESVVDLVNEFENLIVLRTCSKALGLAFLRLGFCMCNKGLKSEILKAKSPFNVSGLSGELGKVVFKNREVIYENIGRVLRERDKVYEKLKDNPKIKSTKPNGNFIFIKSDCADYIYEKLLDKGIKVRNFSGKLKDYFRITIGSEEENERLLEEILKI; translated from the coding sequence ATGAGTAAGTTTGGAAGGGAAGACTTAAAAAATTTAAAGCCCTATGAAGTGGGAAAAGAAAAATATGAAATAAAGTTAGATTCCAATGAGAACTTCTTAGAATATGAAGAGAAAATAAAAGATGAAATGGCACAGGTTATAAAAAATGTAAGTTTAAATAGATATCCAGATGGTTCTTGTGAAGACCTATGCAGGTTATATGGAGAGTATATAGGTGTAGATGAAGCTAATATAGTGGCTGGAAATGGTTCTGATGAACTTATCCAAGTTATTATTAATGCCTTTTTAAATAGGGGAGATACGTTAGGAACGGTTTTTCCTGACTTCTCCATGTACAAGGTCTATTCTCAATTATTAAGTGTAAACTTTAAGGAAATATATGACTATACAGTGGATGAAATATATGTGGATTCAATTATAGAAAAAATAAATGATTCTAAATGTGACATGTTTATTTTATCCAATCCTAACAATCCAACAGGGAAGATAATTGCCCAGAATGACATAATAAGATTACTAAATAGCGTAGATTGTCTAGTAGTTATAGATGAAGCTTATATGGAATTTGCAGGTGAATCTGTGGTGGATTTGGTTAATGAATTTGAGAATCTAATAGTACTAAGAACTTGTTCTAAGGCTCTAGGTTTAGCATTTTTAAGATTAGGATTTTGTATGTGTAACAAAGGGTTAAAAAGTGAAATTTTAAAGGCAAAGTCTCCCTTTAATGTGAGTGGATTAAGTGGAGAATTGGGAAAAGTGGTTTTTAAAAATAGGGAAGTAATATATGAAAATATAGGTAGAGTTTTAAGGGAAAGGGATAAAGTATATGAAAAATTAAAGGATAATCCAAAGATAAAGTCTACAAAACCTAATGGAAACTTCATATTTATTAAAAGTGATTGTGCAGATTATATATATGAAAAACTTTTAGATAAGGGCATTAAGGTTCGCAATTTTAGTGGGAAATTGAAGGATTATTTTAGGATAACAATAGGTAGTGAGGAAGAGAATGAAAGGCTTTTAGAGGAAATTTTGAAAATTTAG
- the hisH gene encoding imidazole glycerol phosphate synthase subunit HisH, giving the protein MISVIDYGMGNLQSVSNALNYLDIPFMITNNKEEIKKSKAILIPGVGAFYDAMKNMRDMGLDKLIKKESTKKPILGICLGMQILFEKGEEVKEIEGLGLIEGTVKKMEVDYKVPHIGWNNIKINNKSDILKDIDEDYVYFVHSYYAETLVEVVDAYCEYGINIPAIVSKGNIYGMQFHPEKSGVVGMRLLKNFWEVVK; this is encoded by the coding sequence ATGATCAGTGTAATAGATTATGGAATGGGGAACTTGCAAAGTGTATCAAATGCTCTAAATTACTTAGATATTCCCTTTATGATAACTAATAATAAAGAAGAAATAAAAAAATCCAAGGCCATATTAATTCCAGGCGTAGGGGCCTTTTATGATGCCATGAAAAATATGAGGGACATGGGTCTTGATAAGCTCATCAAGAAAGAAAGTACTAAAAAACCAATATTAGGAATTTGTTTGGGAATGCAAATATTATTTGAAAAGGGAGAAGAGGTAAAAGAAATAGAAGGTTTAGGTTTAATAGAGGGGACGGTAAAGAAAATGGAAGTAGATTATAAGGTGCCCCATATAGGTTGGAATAATATAAAAATAAATAATAAAAGTGACATATTAAAGGATATAGATGAGGATTATGTTTATTTTGTTCACTCCTATTATGCAGAGACACTAGTCGAGGTGGTAGATGCCTATTGTGAATATGGAATAAATATACCAGCCATAGTAAGTAAGGGAAACATATATGGTATGCAATTTCACCCTGAAAAAAGTGGAGTAGTGGGTATGAGATTACTAAAGAATTTCTGGGAGGTTGTAAAATGA
- a CDS encoding nucleobase:cation symporter-2 family protein — MEGNKKVRASSEIMYKIDDKPPIQISILLAFQHIMAAFGGIVAVPLVVGGVLGLPVNDLAFLVSAALFAAGIATFIQAKGIGIVGARVACVMGTDFTFVGPSIAVGSTMGLPGIFGATILGSFVEIILSRFIKPLRRFFPPIVTGTVVMLIGLTLLPVSIDWAAGGYGAPDYGSLTNVSVAVSVLVVIMLLNRYAKGIFSSAAVILGLIFGYIISYPLGLLDFTPIKDAGWVAIPTPFKYGITFSLTAVIPFITAYLVTTIETVGCLMAIGEASGKELSSEEISSGILADGVGSFIAGFFNAGPNTSFSQNVGLIPLTKVASRFVVIISGIILILLGLFPKFGALIAIMPNPVLGGAGIIMFGMVAAAGIKTIKNVPLNNRNMLILAISIGIGLGVTVRPDFLQHLPNVLKSLFSSGISAGTITALLLNIILKEEYIDEEVAVK; from the coding sequence ATGGAAGGTAACAAGAAGGTTAGAGCTAGTTCAGAAATTATGTATAAGATTGATGACAAACCACCTATTCAGATTAGTATTCTTCTGGCATTTCAACATATTATGGCTGCATTTGGTGGTATTGTTGCGGTTCCATTAGTTGTTGGAGGGGTATTAGGTTTACCTGTAAATGATTTGGCTTTTCTAGTTAGTGCTGCTTTATTTGCAGCGGGAATAGCTACTTTTATTCAAGCAAAGGGTATTGGTATAGTAGGAGCGAGGGTTGCATGTGTAATGGGAACTGATTTTACCTTTGTTGGACCATCAATAGCTGTTGGATCAACAATGGGATTGCCGGGCATATTTGGAGCTACAATACTAGGGTCCTTTGTAGAAATTATCCTTAGTCGTTTTATTAAACCTTTACGTAGGTTTTTTCCACCGATAGTAACTGGCACAGTGGTCATGTTAATCGGATTAACATTGCTTCCAGTATCTATTGATTGGGCTGCTGGAGGATATGGAGCTCCTGATTATGGAAGCTTAACTAATGTTTCTGTAGCAGTATCGGTTTTGGTTGTAATCATGTTATTGAATAGATATGCTAAGGGAATATTTAGTTCAGCAGCAGTCATTTTAGGGTTGATCTTTGGTTATATAATATCTTATCCTTTAGGTCTTTTAGACTTTACACCAATTAAGGATGCAGGATGGGTGGCAATACCTACACCTTTTAAGTATGGAATTACCTTTAGCTTAACAGCTGTGATTCCATTTATAACAGCCTATCTAGTTACTACTATTGAAACAGTAGGGTGTTTAATGGCTATTGGCGAAGCCTCTGGAAAAGAGCTAAGTAGTGAAGAAATTTCATCAGGTATTTTAGCAGATGGAGTAGGAAGCTTTATTGCTGGCTTTTTTAATGCAGGACCTAATACATCCTTTAGTCAAAATGTTGGTTTAATTCCTTTAACAAAGGTGGCAAGTAGATTTGTAGTAATAATATCAGGTATAATACTTATTCTTTTAGGACTATTCCCTAAATTTGGAGCCCTCATAGCTATAATGCCTAATCCAGTGTTAGGTGGAGCAGGTATAATAATGTTTGGTATGGTAGCAGCAGCTGGTATAAAAACCATCAAAAATGTTCCGCTGAACAATAGAAATATGCTTATACTAGCCATATCTATAGGAATTGGCCTTGGTGTTACTGTAAGACCTGATTTTTTACAGCATTTACCGAATGTGTTAAAGAGTCTATTTTCTTCAGGGATAAGTGCTGGAACTATAACTGCATTATTGCTTAATATAATTCTTAAGGAAGAATATATAGATGAAGAGGTAGCTGTAAAATAG